One genomic segment of Micromonospora sp. WMMC415 includes these proteins:
- a CDS encoding BTAD domain-containing putative transcriptional regulator: MRFGVLGPLAVTTDAGDPVTVPGAKVRALLADLLANRNRVVSTDRLIDDVWGDAPPANPAGALQVRVSQLRKALDDAEPGARDLVESRAPGYVLRTGAVDVDRFVELAAADDAASLTEALRLWRGEPYADVADEEWVRAEATRLAEARLVVQEKLAAARLAGGEHALVAADLAELVARHPLRERLRALHIRALYAAGRQSEALESYADLRRRLADELGLDPGPELVALHRRVLDQDPTLTSAPADAHPAAPGPAGLPAPVYAGLSAPLDELVGRAGALAELRELVTGRRLVTLVGPGGVGKTRLATEVARGQSFPDGTHLVDLTALRPGGPGVADLVRATLDVREIAGASVAADDHLVTALRHRRALLVLDNCEHVIEAAAALVARLLREAGGVRVLATSREPLGLAGETLWEVRPLPVPAGDTDLETVRRSAAARLFAARAAARQRDFRLDERTAPAVAQLCRRLDGLPLALELAATRVRALGVDGLVARLDDRFRLLSTAQRDVPERQRTLTAVIGWSWDLLAEDERAVLARLAVHHDGCTLEAAEAVCDADVDVLTRLVDRSLVVLDESGVEPRYRLLESVAAFALARLDDADAVRARHAAYHTELAERADPLLRGAGQREWLARLDAEGANLRAALAHGGGLRLANALTWYWFLRGRLSEARRALTLDGDAAARAEAAVWRVGFALLQGDPVPPADVGAALDGYADSRATWFVAAALVERSELAAAEALLDRAGAAGDDPWVDAAVHVTRARLAHVASDLVALEREGSRAAASFAELGDAWGRLQATDWVGGRAELLGEYERAAALHREGLRWAEELALWPEVGSKLSWLAWIATQTRDHQQARELAERAHRLAVEQGSPAARVFAELCLGIAARRDGKLDLAVTHLERLVEDGGDDAVFLPMVLTELGRAVADDEPERALTLHARAYDLAVTIAAPLDVVGALDGLASAVPEPTVAARILGAAAAARAASGVPVAPAERDDTDRLTARLVAVLGAAGFAAAYRAGHDLSPGEARALVVAPVVSP, from the coding sequence ATGCGGTTCGGCGTCCTCGGGCCGCTCGCCGTCACCACCGACGCGGGCGACCCCGTCACCGTGCCGGGCGCCAAGGTCCGGGCGCTCCTCGCCGACCTGCTCGCCAACCGCAACCGGGTCGTCTCGACCGACCGGCTGATCGACGACGTCTGGGGTGACGCGCCACCGGCGAACCCGGCCGGGGCGTTGCAGGTGCGCGTCTCGCAGCTGCGCAAGGCGCTCGACGACGCCGAGCCCGGCGCGCGGGACCTGGTCGAGTCGCGGGCGCCGGGGTACGTGCTGCGCACCGGGGCCGTCGACGTGGACCGGTTCGTCGAGCTCGCCGCCGCCGACGACGCGGCGAGCCTCACCGAGGCGCTGCGGCTGTGGCGGGGTGAACCGTACGCGGACGTCGCCGACGAGGAGTGGGTACGGGCCGAGGCCACCCGCCTCGCCGAGGCCCGGCTGGTGGTGCAGGAGAAGCTGGCGGCGGCCCGGCTGGCCGGCGGCGAGCACGCGCTGGTCGCCGCCGACCTGGCGGAGCTGGTCGCCCGGCACCCGCTGCGCGAGCGCCTGCGGGCGCTGCACATCCGCGCCCTGTACGCGGCCGGCCGCCAGTCGGAGGCCCTGGAGAGCTACGCCGACCTGCGTCGTCGCCTCGCCGACGAACTGGGCCTCGACCCCGGGCCGGAGCTGGTGGCGCTGCACCGGCGGGTCCTCGACCAGGATCCGACGCTGACCTCCGCGCCGGCCGACGCCCACCCGGCCGCGCCGGGGCCCGCCGGCCTGCCCGCGCCGGTTTACGCCGGCCTGTCCGCGCCGCTGGACGAGCTGGTCGGCCGCGCCGGTGCGCTCGCCGAGCTACGGGAGCTGGTGACCGGCCGGCGGCTCGTCACGCTCGTCGGGCCGGGCGGCGTCGGCAAGACCCGGCTGGCCACCGAGGTCGCCCGGGGGCAGTCGTTCCCCGACGGCACGCACCTGGTCGACCTGACCGCGCTACGCCCCGGTGGGCCCGGCGTCGCCGACCTGGTCCGCGCGACGCTCGACGTACGCGAGATCGCCGGGGCCAGCGTGGCGGCCGACGACCACCTGGTGACGGCGCTCCGGCACCGGCGGGCGCTGCTGGTGCTCGACAACTGCGAGCACGTGATCGAGGCGGCGGCCGCGCTGGTGGCCCGCCTGCTGCGCGAGGCCGGCGGCGTGCGCGTGCTGGCGACCAGCCGCGAACCGCTCGGGCTGGCCGGGGAGACGCTGTGGGAGGTACGCCCCCTGCCGGTCCCGGCCGGGGACACCGACCTGGAGACGGTCCGGCGATCCGCCGCGGCCCGGCTGTTCGCGGCCCGCGCCGCCGCCCGGCAGCGCGACTTCCGGCTGGACGAGCGGACCGCGCCCGCCGTCGCGCAACTGTGCCGCCGCCTCGACGGGCTGCCGCTGGCCCTGGAGCTGGCCGCGACGCGGGTGCGCGCGCTCGGCGTGGACGGCCTGGTGGCGCGGCTGGACGACCGCTTCCGGCTGCTCAGCACCGCCCAGCGGGACGTGCCGGAGCGGCAGCGCACCCTCACCGCCGTGATCGGCTGGAGCTGGGACCTGCTGGCCGAGGACGAACGGGCGGTGCTCGCGCGCCTCGCCGTCCACCACGACGGGTGCACGCTGGAGGCGGCCGAGGCGGTCTGCGACGCCGACGTCGACGTGCTGACCCGGCTGGTCGACCGCTCGCTCGTGGTGCTCGACGAGTCCGGCGTCGAGCCGCGCTACCGGCTGCTGGAGTCGGTCGCCGCGTTCGCGCTGGCCCGCCTCGACGACGCCGACGCCGTCCGGGCGCGGCACGCGGCGTACCACACCGAGCTGGCCGAGCGCGCCGACCCGCTGCTACGCGGCGCCGGCCAGCGGGAGTGGCTGGCCCGGCTCGACGCCGAGGGCGCCAACCTGCGGGCGGCGCTGGCGCACGGCGGTGGCCTGCGCCTCGCCAACGCCCTGACCTGGTACTGGTTCCTGCGCGGCCGGCTGTCCGAGGCGCGCCGCGCGCTGACGCTGGACGGCGACGCCGCCGCCCGCGCCGAGGCCGCGGTGTGGCGGGTGGGGTTCGCGTTGCTGCAGGGCGATCCCGTCCCGCCCGCCGACGTCGGGGCGGCCCTCGACGGGTACGCCGACAGCCGCGCCACCTGGTTCGTGGCCGCCGCCCTGGTCGAGCGCAGCGAGCTGGCCGCCGCCGAGGCGTTGCTGGACCGGGCCGGCGCCGCCGGCGACGACCCGTGGGTCGACGCGGCCGTCCACGTGACGCGCGCCCGGCTGGCCCACGTCGCGAGCGACCTCGTCGCGCTGGAACGCGAGGGCAGCCGCGCCGCGGCCAGCTTCGCCGAGCTGGGCGACGCGTGGGGCCGGTTGCAGGCCACCGACTGGGTGGGCGGCCGGGCCGAACTGCTCGGGGAGTACGAGCGCGCCGCCGCGCTGCACCGCGAGGGGCTGCGGTGGGCCGAGGAACTGGCCTTGTGGCCGGAGGTCGGCAGCAAGCTGTCCTGGCTGGCGTGGATCGCGACGCAGACCCGTGACCACCAGCAGGCGCGGGAACTGGCCGAGCGGGCCCACCGGCTCGCCGTCGAGCAGGGGTCACCGGCGGCCCGCGTCTTCGCCGAGCTGTGCCTCGGCATCGCCGCGCGCCGCGACGGCAAGCTCGACCTGGCCGTCACGCACCTGGAACGCCTGGTCGAGGACGGTGGCGACGACGCGGTCTTCCTGCCGATGGTGCTGACCGAGCTGGGGCGCGCCGTCGCGGACGACGAGCCGGAGCGGGCGCTCACGCTGCACGCCCGCGCGTACGACCTGGCCGTGACGATCGCCGCGCCGCTCGACGTGGTCGGCGCCCTCGACGGGCTGGCCTCGGCGGTGCCGGAGCCGACGGTGGCGGCGCGCATCCTCGGGGCGGCGGCGGCCGCGCGGGCGGCCTCCGGCGTGCCGGTCGCGCCGGCGGAGCGGGACGACACCGACCGGCTGACCGCCCGCCTCGTCGCCGTGCTCGGTGCGGCCGGCTTCGCCGCCGCGTACCGGGCCGGGCACGACCTGAGCCCGGGCGAGGCCCGGGCCCTGGTCGTCGCGCCCGTCGTCAGCCCTTGA
- a CDS encoding MEDS domain-containing protein, with protein MPPHGHLCWSYDDQEVFADEAERHVAAGLAGGERVWFVTPTPTGPVAERLAGLPGFAEAVDRGAAAVVPLGETYTSGAVVDPPTQVAAYAAATEAALAAGFTGLRVVAEATDMVRTAKQLDAFTRYEHQIDRWMRTGPFAAMCAYDRSALGDATVAALACMHPESNQTDPLFHLFATAPADGHAALTGELDPSNHELFRDALEWADLRPTDGRLVLQATGLRFLDHRTLIALQAYARRRDATVVLRTSRPTPARLADLLGLTGIHVEMVR; from the coding sequence ATGCCACCGCATGGCCACCTCTGCTGGTCGTACGACGACCAGGAGGTCTTCGCCGACGAGGCGGAGCGCCACGTCGCGGCGGGCCTCGCCGGCGGCGAGCGGGTCTGGTTCGTCACGCCGACGCCGACCGGGCCGGTGGCGGAGCGGCTGGCCGGCCTGCCCGGCTTCGCCGAGGCGGTCGACCGGGGCGCCGCCGCCGTGGTGCCGCTCGGCGAGACCTACACCTCCGGTGCGGTCGTCGACCCGCCCACCCAGGTCGCGGCGTACGCCGCTGCCACCGAGGCGGCCCTGGCCGCCGGCTTCACCGGCCTGCGGGTCGTCGCGGAGGCGACCGACATGGTCCGCACCGCGAAGCAGCTCGACGCTTTCACCCGCTACGAGCACCAGATCGACCGCTGGATGCGCACCGGGCCGTTCGCCGCGATGTGCGCCTACGACCGGTCCGCGCTGGGCGACGCGACCGTCGCCGCGCTGGCCTGCATGCATCCCGAGAGCAACCAGACCGACCCGCTGTTCCACCTGTTCGCCACCGCTCCCGCCGACGGGCACGCGGCCCTCACCGGTGAGCTCGATCCGTCGAACCACGAGCTGTTCCGCGACGCACTGGAGTGGGCCGACCTGCGCCCGACCGACGGGCGGCTGGTGCTCCAGGCCACCGGGCTGCGCTTCCTCGACCACCGCACGCTCATCGCCCTCCAGGCGTACGCGCGACGTCGGGACGCCACCGTGGTCCTGCGGACGTCCCGCCCGACCCCGGCCCGGCTGGCCGACCTGCTCGGGCTGACCGGCATCCACGTGGAGATGGTGCGATGA
- a CDS encoding sodium:calcium antiporter → MPGLLTSLPWPPGLSIAVFGVAGALTVVGSIRLVTLGDTLADRTGWGEAFFGAVFFGLATSLSGIVMTAVSAVAEQPQLAYGNSVGGIAAQTTAVAVADAFHRRVNLEHAAASLSNVLFGALLIALLALALLGSFAPDVTVGGLHPASFAMAGAYLGGLHLIRRSGTNPLWEAVATTETLPDVPHDHGRLDRTSATGLWVRFAAVGLLVSVGGWAIARAAESLVMVTGLSAGFVGAILMGAVNALPETVTAVAAVRRGAPTLAIAAVLGGNSLDALNLIVGDAFYRGGSIYHTAGPDELFVTASALFMTAVLLGGLLVRQACGWGRLGFEGVLLLSGYAAMTIILAV, encoded by the coding sequence GTGCCGGGGCTTCTGACCAGTCTGCCCTGGCCACCGGGGCTCAGCATCGCGGTGTTCGGCGTCGCCGGCGCGCTCACGGTGGTCGGGAGCATCCGCCTGGTCACCCTGGGCGACACCCTCGCCGACCGGACCGGCTGGGGCGAGGCGTTCTTCGGCGCGGTCTTCTTCGGCCTGGCGACCTCGCTGTCCGGCATCGTGATGACCGCCGTGAGCGCCGTCGCCGAGCAACCGCAACTCGCGTACGGCAACTCCGTAGGCGGTATCGCGGCCCAGACCACCGCCGTCGCCGTGGCGGACGCCTTCCACCGCCGGGTCAACCTGGAGCACGCCGCGGCTTCGCTGTCGAACGTGCTGTTCGGTGCCCTGCTCATCGCGCTGCTCGCGCTGGCCCTGCTCGGGAGTTTCGCCCCGGACGTCACCGTCGGCGGCCTGCACCCGGCCTCCTTCGCCATGGCCGGCGCCTACCTCGGCGGGCTGCACCTGATCCGCCGTTCGGGAACGAATCCGCTGTGGGAGGCCGTGGCCACCACCGAGACGCTGCCGGACGTCCCGCACGATCACGGCCGCCTCGACCGGACCAGCGCGACCGGGCTCTGGGTCCGGTTCGCCGCGGTCGGCCTGCTGGTCTCGGTGGGCGGCTGGGCCATCGCACGGGCCGCCGAGAGCCTGGTCATGGTCACCGGTCTCAGCGCGGGCTTCGTCGGGGCGATCCTCATGGGCGCGGTGAACGCCCTGCCGGAGACGGTCACCGCCGTGGCGGCGGTCCGCCGGGGCGCGCCCACCCTGGCCATCGCCGCCGTCCTCGGCGGCAACAGCCTCGACGCCCTCAACCTGATCGTCGGCGACGCCTTCTACCGCGGCGGCTCGATCTACCACACCGCCGGGCCCGACGAGCTGTTCGTCACCGCCAGCGCCCTGTTCATGACGGCGGTCCTGCTCGGCGGCCTGCTCGTCCGGCAGGCCTGCGGCTGGGGGCGGCTCGGCTTCGAGGGCGTCCTGCTGCTGTCCGGCTACGCCGCCATGACGATCATCCTCGCGGTGTGA
- the ileS gene encoding isoleucine--tRNA ligase → MYRSVPSQVDLPALDHEILRFWRENDVFARSLEQSRGRPEWVFYEGPPTANGMPGAHHIEARVFKDVFPRYRTMKGFHVARKAGWDCHGLPVELAVERELGFTGKRDIEAYGVAEFNARCRESVTRHTDAFAELTERMGYWVDLADAYRTMDPEYIESVWWSLKQIFDKGLLVEDFRVAPWCPRDETGLSDHELAQGYETVVDPSVFVRFPLTSGPLADRASLLVWTTTPWTLPSNVAVAVHPDVRYVVATDGEEQLVVAEPLLASALGDGWDLTGESFRGKELDRWTYRPPFTLVDVPDAHIVVLASYVTTDSGTGLVHQAPAFGADDLATSRAYGLPMVNPVRPDGRFQPDLPLVGGLFFKAADRPLVEDLAARGLLFREVPYEHSYPHCWRCHTALIYYAQPSWYIRTTAVRDALLRENERTRWHPATVKHGRYGDWLANNVDWALSRRRYWGTPLPIWRCPEGHLTCVGSLAELGELTGTDLTGLDPHRPYIDEVTFGCRCGATARRVEEVIDAWYDSGAMPFAQFGHPYRGADTFAERYPAQFISEAIDQTRGWFYTLMAVGTLVFDRSPYETVVCLGHILAEDGRKMSKHLGNILEPIPLLDRHGADAVRWFMASVGSPWSARRVGHTALQEVVRKILLTYWNTVAFQALYGRTAGWSPSAADPAPTDRPVLDRWLLSELNILVRQVDAAMAGFDTQQAGRLLAGFIDDLSNWYVRRSRRRFWRGDRAALATLHEALSTLTLLLAPLTPFVAERVWQDLVVPVSPDAAPSVHLAAYPVVDEALVDPVLSTRMALARRLVELGRAARADSGMKVRQPLSRALASAPGFAELPPDLLAEIAAELNVGSVAALGGAGDSLVDTTAKANFRTLGRRFGKAVQQVAAVIAAVDPNALKESLRESGTATVVVDGEPVTLSPDDVVVTETPRAGWAVAGEAGATLALDLHLTPELRRAGAAREAVRLIQEARKSSGLEVTDRIRLRYRADREETALALAEHRDLVAEEVLAADCAEGEPAWPDDVPFTDDALGLTFWLTRA, encoded by the coding sequence ATGTACCGCAGCGTCCCGAGCCAGGTCGACCTGCCCGCGCTCGACCACGAGATCCTGCGCTTCTGGCGGGAGAACGACGTCTTCGCGCGCAGCCTGGAGCAGTCGCGGGGCCGCCCGGAGTGGGTGTTCTACGAGGGGCCGCCGACCGCCAACGGGATGCCGGGCGCCCACCACATCGAGGCGCGGGTCTTCAAGGACGTGTTCCCCCGCTACCGCACGATGAAAGGCTTCCACGTCGCCCGCAAGGCGGGCTGGGACTGCCACGGCCTGCCCGTGGAGCTGGCCGTCGAGCGGGAGCTGGGCTTCACCGGCAAACGGGACATCGAGGCGTACGGCGTCGCCGAGTTCAACGCCCGCTGCCGGGAGTCGGTCACCCGGCACACGGACGCCTTCGCCGAGCTCACCGAGCGGATGGGCTACTGGGTCGACCTGGCCGACGCGTACCGGACCATGGACCCGGAGTACATCGAGTCGGTCTGGTGGTCGCTCAAGCAGATCTTCGACAAGGGCCTGCTGGTCGAGGACTTCCGGGTCGCGCCGTGGTGCCCCCGCGACGAGACCGGCCTGTCGGACCACGAGCTCGCCCAGGGGTACGAGACGGTGGTCGACCCGTCGGTCTTCGTCCGTTTCCCGCTGACCTCCGGCCCGCTCGCCGACCGCGCGTCGCTGCTGGTGTGGACCACCACCCCGTGGACCCTGCCGTCGAACGTCGCGGTGGCGGTGCATCCCGACGTCCGTTACGTCGTCGCGACCGACGGCGAGGAGCAGCTCGTCGTCGCCGAGCCGCTGCTCGCGTCCGCGCTCGGCGACGGGTGGGACCTCACCGGGGAGTCCTTCCGCGGCAAGGAGCTGGACCGGTGGACCTACCGGCCGCCGTTCACGCTGGTCGACGTCCCGGACGCGCACATCGTCGTCCTGGCGTCGTACGTGACGACGGACAGCGGCACCGGCCTGGTCCACCAGGCGCCCGCCTTCGGCGCGGACGACCTGGCCACCAGCCGCGCGTACGGCCTGCCGATGGTCAACCCGGTCCGCCCAGACGGCCGCTTCCAGCCGGACCTGCCGCTGGTCGGCGGGCTGTTCTTCAAGGCGGCCGACCGGCCGCTGGTCGAGGACCTCGCGGCCCGGGGGCTGCTGTTCCGGGAGGTCCCGTACGAGCACAGCTACCCGCACTGCTGGCGCTGCCACACGGCGCTCATCTACTACGCCCAGCCGTCCTGGTACATCCGGACCACGGCGGTCCGGGACGCGCTGCTGCGGGAGAACGAGCGGACCAGGTGGCACCCGGCGACGGTGAAGCACGGCCGGTACGGCGACTGGCTCGCCAACAACGTCGACTGGGCGCTGTCCCGGCGCCGCTACTGGGGCACGCCGCTGCCGATCTGGCGGTGCCCGGAGGGGCACCTGACCTGCGTCGGCTCGCTGGCCGAGCTGGGCGAGCTGACCGGCACCGACCTGACCGGGCTGGACCCGCACCGGCCGTACATCGACGAGGTGACCTTCGGGTGCCGGTGCGGTGCGACCGCCCGCCGGGTGGAGGAGGTCATCGACGCCTGGTACGACTCGGGCGCCATGCCGTTCGCGCAGTTCGGCCACCCGTACCGGGGTGCCGACACGTTCGCCGAGCGGTACCCGGCGCAGTTCATCTCGGAGGCCATCGACCAGACGCGCGGCTGGTTCTACACGCTCATGGCGGTGGGGACGCTGGTCTTCGACCGCTCGCCGTACGAGACCGTGGTCTGCCTGGGCCACATCCTGGCCGAGGACGGCCGGAAGATGTCCAAGCACCTCGGCAACATCCTGGAGCCGATCCCGCTGCTGGACCGGCACGGCGCCGACGCCGTGCGCTGGTTCATGGCGTCGGTCGGGTCGCCGTGGTCGGCCCGCCGGGTCGGGCACACGGCCCTCCAGGAGGTGGTCCGGAAGATCCTGCTGACCTACTGGAACACGGTGGCCTTCCAGGCCCTGTACGGCCGTACCGCCGGGTGGTCCCCGTCGGCCGCCGACCCGGCACCCACCGACCGGCCGGTCCTCGACCGGTGGCTGCTCTCCGAGCTGAACATCCTGGTCCGGCAGGTCGACGCCGCGATGGCGGGGTTCGACACCCAGCAGGCCGGCCGGCTGCTGGCGGGCTTCATCGACGACCTGTCGAACTGGTACGTCCGGCGCAGCCGGCGGCGCTTCTGGCGGGGCGACCGGGCGGCCCTCGCCACCCTGCACGAGGCGCTGTCCACCCTCACCCTGCTGCTGGCGCCGCTCACCCCGTTCGTCGCCGAGCGGGTCTGGCAGGACCTGGTGGTGCCGGTCAGCCCGGACGCCGCGCCATCGGTGCACCTGGCCGCGTACCCGGTGGTCGACGAGGCGCTGGTCGATCCGGTGCTGTCGACGCGGATGGCCCTGGCCCGCCGGCTGGTCGAGTTGGGCCGGGCGGCCCGGGCCGACTCCGGGATGAAGGTGCGCCAGCCGCTGTCCCGGGCGCTCGCCTCGGCCCCCGGCTTCGCGGAGCTGCCGCCGGACCTGCTGGCGGAGATCGCGGCCGAGCTGAACGTCGGGTCGGTCGCCGCGCTGGGCGGGGCGGGCGACTCACTGGTCGACACGACCGCGAAGGCGAACTTCCGAACGCTGGGCCGGCGGTTCGGCAAGGCGGTGCAGCAGGTGGCCGCGGTCATCGCCGCCGTCGACCCGAATGCGCTCAAGGAGTCCCTCCGGGAGAGCGGTACGGCGACGGTCGTGGTGGACGGCGAGCCGGTGACACTCAGCCCCGACGATGTCGTGGTGACCGAGACTCCCCGCGCCGGCTGGGCGGTGGCCGGTGAGGCGGGGGCGACGTTGGCCCTGGACCTGCACCTCACGCCCGAGTTGCGCCGGGCGGGGGCGGCCCGCGAGGCCGTCCGGCTGATCCAGGAGGCCCGCAAGAGCAGCGGCCTGGAGGTGACCGACCGGATCCGGCTGCGGTACCGGGCCGACCGGGAGGAGACGGCGCTGGCCCTCGCGGAGCACCGCGACCTGGTCGCCGAGGAGGTGCTGGCGGCCGACTGCGCCGAGGGCGAGCCGGCCTGGCCGGATGACGTGCCGTTCACCGACGACGCGCTCGGCCTGACCTTCTGGCTCACCCGAGCCTAG
- a CDS encoding dihydrofolate reductase family protein, producing MRRIINSTYLTLDGVIENPAWTMPYFDDEASAFAGEQTDAADALLMGRHTYDGFAAAWPNMDESDPTTGAKYFNSVKKYVASTTLTDPEWNNTEVLEGDLIEAVTRLKATEGRDILMYGYGVVTHALVQAGLVDEVRFWIHPVFQGGVSVSAPLGQLPTTFTLADSRVMKSGVIIASYRPVKG from the coding sequence ATGCGCCGGATCATCAACTCGACCTACCTCACCCTCGACGGCGTCATCGAGAACCCGGCGTGGACCATGCCGTACTTCGACGACGAGGCCTCCGCCTTCGCCGGTGAGCAGACCGACGCGGCCGACGCCCTGCTCATGGGCCGCCACACGTACGACGGCTTCGCCGCCGCCTGGCCGAACATGGACGAGAGCGACCCCACCACCGGCGCGAAGTACTTCAACAGCGTGAAGAAGTACGTCGCCTCGACCACGCTCACCGACCCGGAGTGGAACAACACCGAGGTGCTGGAGGGCGACCTGATCGAGGCGGTCACCCGGCTGAAGGCCACCGAGGGCCGGGACATCCTGATGTACGGCTACGGCGTGGTCACCCATGCCCTGGTCCAGGCGGGTCTGGTGGACGAGGTCCGGTTCTGGATCCACCCGGTGTTCCAGGGCGGCGTGTCGGTGAGTGCCCCGCTGGGGCAGCTGCCGACGACGTTCACCCTGGCCGACAGCCGGGTCATGAAGAGCGGCGTCATCATCGCCTCGTACCGGCCGGTCAAGGGCTGA
- a CDS encoding PHB depolymerase family esterase: MRRPLRLAATLATVLLLVLSSPAPVAAAADPYTKTPVSGSLGRYNISAVHVAGVSSGGYLATQLQVAYSARIRGAAVFAAGPYYCAQNNVAQALYGCGDNRYPTNLPSLTSYTRTWASYGWVDGVGNLGGQPVYVFHGGNDNTVKRSVTDDLVRYYQHFGASVQYDSGSAAGHAWVTPYGTVGCTATAAPFLNDCGTDPQGAFLRKLLGSVAAPNTGPLGGTLVRFGQNTYAVNGWANGLSMDSSGFVYVPASCAAGQSCRLLVALHGCLQGYGRVGTAFVDRANLNQYADTNRLVVLYPQATTSAANPNGCWDWWGYLGATNYPIKGGAQIETIMNMVRRLDG, encoded by the coding sequence ATGAGGAGACCGCTGAGACTCGCCGCCACCCTCGCCACCGTCCTGCTGCTGGTGCTGTCGTCCCCCGCCCCCGTCGCCGCCGCCGCGGACCCGTACACGAAGACACCCGTGTCGGGGTCACTCGGCCGGTACAACATCTCCGCCGTCCACGTCGCCGGCGTCTCCTCCGGCGGCTACCTGGCCACCCAGCTCCAGGTCGCCTACTCGGCGCGGATCCGGGGCGCGGCCGTCTTCGCCGCCGGGCCCTACTACTGCGCGCAGAACAACGTCGCCCAGGCGCTGTACGGCTGCGGCGACAACCGCTACCCCACCAACCTGCCCAGCCTCACCAGTTACACCCGCACGTGGGCGTCGTACGGCTGGGTCGACGGGGTCGGCAACCTCGGCGGCCAGCCCGTGTACGTCTTCCACGGCGGGAACGACAACACCGTGAAGCGGTCGGTCACCGACGACCTGGTCCGCTACTACCAGCACTTCGGTGCCAGCGTGCAGTACGACTCGGGCAGCGCCGCCGGGCACGCCTGGGTGACCCCGTACGGGACCGTCGGCTGCACGGCCACCGCCGCCCCGTTCCTCAACGACTGCGGCACCGACCCGCAGGGGGCCTTCCTGCGCAAGCTGCTCGGCAGCGTGGCGGCCCCCAACACGGGACCGCTCGGCGGGACGCTCGTCCGGTTCGGCCAGAACACGTACGCCGTCAACGGCTGGGCCAACGGGCTGAGCATGGACAGCTCCGGTTTCGTGTACGTCCCGGCGTCCTGCGCGGCCGGGCAGTCGTGCCGGCTGCTCGTCGCGCTGCACGGCTGCCTCCAGGGCTACGGCCGGGTCGGCACCGCCTTCGTGGACCGGGCCAACCTCAACCAGTACGCGGACACCAACCGGCTCGTGGTGCTCTACCCGCAGGCGACCACGTCGGCGGCCAACCCGAACGGCTGCTGGGACTGGTGGGGTTACCTCGGCGCCACCAACTACCCGATCAAGGGCGGGGCGCAGATCGAGACGATCATGAACATGGTCCGCCGCCTCGACGGCTGA
- a CDS encoding ATP-binding protein gives MGRLSTSPPPPRATELRRWTLSDATDLRGLRASLHEELTGTVLAEGAALDEVPELIALIATELATNALRHGIPPTIVRLLATDDCLVLDVADHDLSTVPELADTRPVGSGGRGLQIAQKLSLDVGWYATDTTKNIWATFPRT, from the coding sequence ATGGGCCGCCTGAGCACCTCGCCACCACCCCCACGTGCCACCGAACTGCGGCGGTGGACGCTGTCCGACGCGACGGACCTGCGCGGGCTCCGCGCGTCCCTGCACGAGGAACTGACCGGCACCGTGCTCGCCGAGGGCGCCGCCCTGGACGAGGTGCCCGAGCTGATCGCGCTGATCGCGACGGAGCTCGCCACCAACGCGCTGCGCCACGGCATCCCGCCGACCATCGTTCGGCTGCTCGCCACCGACGACTGCCTCGTCCTCGACGTCGCCGACCACGACCTGAGCACCGTCCCGGAGCTCGCCGACACCCGGCCGGTCGGCTCCGGCGGGCGGGGCCTCCAGATCGCGCAGAAGCTCTCCCTGGACGTGGGCTGGTACGCGACCGACACCACGAAGAACATCTGGGCGACGTTCCCCCGGACGTGA